A part of Kryptolebias marmoratus isolate JLee-2015 linkage group LG8, ASM164957v2, whole genome shotgun sequence genomic DNA contains:
- the dnajc22 gene encoding dnaJ homolog subfamily C member 22 codes for MVKRVLVAYFLWAVGGPLGLHHLYLGRDSHALLWMLTLGGFGLGWVREVVRIPAYVTEANRHAATEGKHRGAAPPPASPVRFAGQVCVGIYFGTVALIGLSSLHFFYLIVLPLSVGAGVHLVSNVGPQTSDLHKTLTACLVTSPIFYGSALSPLPISLAASVTAAQHRRFKPPRAPGSQQKLGPRLYRLSLAWLAFSAPLGYCIFHNTTATLYYLSDSIAALLDIFWFLPWLRGALEYALLMPYRVLCALTGGGYHEEAWRKVLEILLKEYTQREKEALQVLALEADASVEEITRSYRELAKTWHPDHNPSKDAEQTFMKVQQAYEVLLRRHKPHRFK; via the exons ATGGTGAAAAGGGTTCTGGTAGCCTACTTCCTGTGGGCTGTAGGTGGACCTCTGGGCCTTCACCACCTCTATTTAGGAAGAGACAGCCACGCTCTGCTCTGGATGCTCACTCTGGGAGGTTTTGGGCTGGGCTGGGTCAGAGAGGTCGTTCGTATTCCCGCGTACGTGACTGAGGCCAACCGGCACGCGGCGACAGAAGGGAAGCATCGCGGCGCGGCCCCCCCGCCCGCCAGCCCCGTCAGGTTCGCCGGCCAGGTGTGTGTTGGGATCTACTTCGGCACGGTGGCTCTCATCGGCCTCAGCTCCCTTCACTTCTTCTACCTGATCGTTCTGCCCTTGAGCGTGGGCGCCGGGGTGCACCTGGTGTCCAACGTCGGCCCGCAGACGTCGGACCTCCACAAGACGCTGACGGCCTGTCTCGTGACGTCGCCGATCTTCTACGGCAGCGCCCTGTCGCCTCTTCCCATCAGCCTGGCTGCCAGCGTCACTGCCGCGCAGCACCGCAGGTTCAAGCCCCCGAGAGCACCCGGCAGCCAACAGAAGCTAG gTCCCCGGCTGTATCGCCTCAGTCTGGCCTGGCTGGCGTTCTCCGCTCCGTTAGGTTACTGCATTTTCCACAACACCACGGCCACCTTGTACTACCTGTCTGACTCCATAGCCGCGCTTCTGGACATCTTCTGGTTCCTGCCGTGGCTCAGGGGCGCGCTGGAGTACGCGCTCCTGATGCCGTACCGCGTCCTGTGCGCTCTCACCGGGGGAGGCTACCACGAGGAGGCTTGGCGGAAGGTCCTGGAGATCCTGCTGAAGGAGTACACGCAGAGGGAGAAGGAGGCGCTGCAG GTGCTGGCGCTGGAGGCGGACGCGTCCGTTGAGGAGATAACCCGAAGCTACAGGGAGCTGGCCAAGACGTGGCACCCAGACCACAATCCCAGCAAGGACGCCGAGCAAACGTTCATGAAGGTCCAGCAGGCGTACGAGGTCCTGCTGCGGCGGCACAAGCCCCATCGCTTCAAATAG